In Peptostreptococcus equinus, the DNA window TTACCGCTCGTATCAATATATTTTTAGGTGAGTGTGACATATCTATAAATTCTAAAACTTGCGTTTTATACCCTTGTGTTTCCAATATATTTGCTCTAATTGCATCTGTATATAGAGCCGATATTCGCTCTTGTATCAGACCATACTTTGACACTATTTTCAAAGTGCTAGGCTTTATTGTAGCATTTATCTCATGCTGGCAACAAGGTACTGAAAATATCATCTTGGCATTCCATTTTATAGCATTATAAAGGGCATAATCAGTAGCAGTATCACATGCATGTAAAGTTATTACCATATATACATTATTTTCGTACTTATAACCATTGATATCACCCAACTCAAATTTCAAATTATCATAACCATACTTTTGCGCTGTTTGGTTGCAACTATTAATCACATCTTCTTTTAAATCTAAACCTATTATATTAACATTCATTTTTTTAATTTCAGTCAAATAATAGTATAAAATAAAAGTAAGATATGATTTACCACAGCCAAAATCAAGGACATTCAATATTTTTTTATCCTCTCCTATATAGTCTTGAGCTATGTTTTTAACTTCATGGTCTATTATTTCTACAAATCTGTTTATTTGCTTAAATTTGTCGTATTTAGAATTTACTATTTTACCATCTTTGGTAATTACTCCTAAATCAATCAAAGGTTCTACTACCATTCCTTCACTCAATATGTAGTTTTTTTGTTTATTATGATTCTGAACAAATTTTATTTTATTTTTCTGTTCATGCTTTTTAAAAAATATCTTTCCTTTTTTAGATATCCTCATATCGATATTAAACTCTTCAGATATTGAAGACATTTGCTTAAAATTACCTAGTAAAAATTGGATTTTTGCAGCCAAATCATCTATTTCAATATTTTCGTGAAAGACCTGTTTTTTAGTAAATTTTTCTATCTGATAAATATAAGCATCTTTTAATTTTTTTAAGTTGATTTTAACCTTATCAAACTCATACTCCACACTAGATTTATTTGAAAATACTAATCTAATTGGTTTAGTTTCTATAATTTCTTTAATATATTTTTCATCTATTAACATACATCTTCCCCCATTTTAAAATATATTAACACAAAAAACTTAAGTAAAACCTATTAAAAAAATAAAAAAATACTAAAATTAACGTTAAAGAGTGGCTGACTAGTCAAGTTCAACTATTTCAGCCACCCAATCTCTTATGCTGAGCATAATTATTTAAATTGCTTATTTTTCCAACCTTTTTCTTACTGATGCTAGCTTTTGCTCCATACTAGCCTGTTTATCTCTTCTATCATCAACTTTTATGATAGAATAAACTCTCTCAATCCCCTTATCAAATACATCTTCCTGTATTTTTCTAATAAGAGCGAAAATCTCGTCAATATCACCTTCCATTACTGTCCCCATTGGATTTAGCATGTATTTGACTTCATCTTGACCAGCCAAAATTTCTTGAGCCCCTGCAACATATTTACTTGCACTAGTTGTTCCAGTACCCAAAGGACACACTGTCAATTCTACTACTGCCATATTTTTCACCTCACTCAAATTTATGTTAATTTATTTTACTTACTTTTTTATGCTTCCATATTCTTGTATCTTGATCTAACATTTCTAAGCTCCACCATTTTTGCTATCTGTAGAAATCCTATTGCAATTATAGTAAGTACAAAAAATGAATAAATTTCATACTTCTTCATATTGTCTAATAAACATACTGCTGCTCCAATTCCCATCATAATTGCGCCTGTAAAATGGAATTTTTTAATATCTTTTTCTTTATATGCCATATATAACATATATGCAGTTGATAAAATCAATATTATTCCTATTATAATTAGTATAGGATTAGTTAATATGTTTTCTCTAATCAGATTGTTTTGAGATATTATACTAGCTCTATGTTTACTTCCTGGTTTTATAAAGAATGTAAGTGCTGTAACTAGCATCACCATCACTGTTTGGAATATTGAATATATATTTATTCTAGTATTGCTATTAACTGCTTTTTCATAAGACATTATTTTACTTGAAGTTTGAGTTTTAGAATTAGTACTTGCCTTATACTTACTAGCCGACTTATTTGCTTTTTTCTTAGATTTTGCTCTTTTTAAATCTTTTTTAGCTGTCATTGTTTTCTCCTAAAAATTATTCTACTTAATATTATATAATATATAAATATTGCTAGTCAAATTTATCTTACCTAAAAATATGATTGTTCTCCAATCTTTAAAACACAAAAGAGATACTAGAAAACCTAGTATCTCTTTTATGTTTTAATATTATAATTATAAATTGTAATAACAAAATTTTATTCTGTATAAAGTTAATGACCATACAAAATATTATTTTTTTATAAATTATTATTTATCTTTTTCTACATCATACCCTGCATCCATCCAAGCTATAATTCCACCTGGCTGTCTGTATACATTTTTAAATCCAGCTTCTTGAGCTATTACAGCACCAACGTCAGATCTTTCGCATCCTACGAATCCACAATAAACTACTACTTTCTTATCTTTCTTATCTCCTAGAGCTTTGATATATGCATCTTTTTGTTCTGGAGTTACTTTGTCCATTGTAATAGGCAATTCAGCATTTACTGCACCTGGTATTCTATTAGCCTTAAAGCTCTTGGCAGGCATTGTATCAACTATAACCATATCTTCCTTAGCATCAATCCATTTTTTTAGTTCTTCAGTTCCAACTAATTTATATTTTCCTTTTTCTTTAGCATTTACTAACTTCATTGAAGCTTTTTCAATCTTCATTTCATCCCCATCTTTAGCTGTACCAATTTTCTTATTAGTCGCTTCAGTGGCATCTTTTTTGTCACCATTAGAACCACTTGAACATGCAGTAAGCGTAAGTGTTAAAGCACATAAAATAGCAAAAACTCTAGCAAATTTTTTCACGTTAATACCTCCTAGTATATTTATTGATTTAATTAAATTATAACAAAGCAATTGTACTCATACAATTGCAAATAACGTTTTCATTATTGAAATTATTAATCTATAATACATTTATTTATAGTTAAAATTAATATACTACATGCAATAAAGTTAGATTACTAACTAAATTTCATGAAAAATTCATATTAGCTGGGATTTAGTCTATATCTAATTTCTATAATATTTTTACAATTTACTCTTATTTTGGCACCTTGAATTCTAAAAATTGCGAGAGTATAATGAAGCTAATTAAGGCATCTGTCTTAAATAAATAAAGGAGGATTTCTTATGTACTATACTAATGGAAATTTTGAAGCATTTGCAAGACCAAGAAAGCCTGAAGATGTTGATAAAAAATCAGCATATATTATAGGTTCAGGATTAGCTGGATTAGCTGCTGCAGTATTTTTGATTCGTGACGGATAAATGGAAGGTGAAAGAATTCATATTTTAGAGGAGTTACCTCTTGCTGGCGGATCACTTGATGGTATTAAAAAACCAGATATTGGTTTTGTAACTCGTGGTGGTCGCGAAATGGAAAATCATTTTGAGTGCATGTGGGATATGTATCGTTCAATTCCATCACTTGAAATTCCTGGTGCATCATACTTAGATGAATTTTATTGGTTAGATAAAGATGATCCCAATTCTTCTAATTGTCGTTTGATCCATAAAAGAGGAAATAGATTAGATAATGATGGAGATTTTGCTTTAGGAAAATACCATAAGGAACTTGCAAGCTTAGTGATGACTTCTGAAGAATCTCTTGGAAATAAAACAATTGAGGATGTATTCTCAAAAGAATTTTTATCAAGTAATTTTTGGTACTACTGGGCTACTATGTTTGCATTTGAAACTTGGCACTCAGCTGCTGAAATGCGTCGATATGCTATGAGATTTATACATCATATAGGTGGGCTACCTGATTTTACTTCTTTAAAATTCAACAAGTATAATCAATATGACTCAATGGTAAAACCAATACTTGCTTATCTAGATTCTCATAATGTAGATATACAATATAACACTAAGGTATTAAATGTAAATGTTGAATTTAAAGATCATAAAAAAATAGCTAAATCACTTTTATTAGAAGAAGATGGACAAGAAAAAACATTAGAAATTACACCTAATGATTTTGTGTTTGTAACTAATGGTTCAATAACTGAAAGTACTAATTATGGTAGTCATGACTCAGTTGCTCAGCCAAATAAAGAGTTAGGTGGCTCATGGACTTTATGGGAAAATTTAGCTGCACAATCTGAAGTATTTGGTCATCCTAAAGTATTTTATAAAGACTTACCTTCTAAAAGTTGGTTTGTATCTGCAACAGCTACAATAAAAGATCCTGCTCTTGAACCATATATAGAAAAATTAACTCACCGTGATCTACATGATGGTAAGGTCAATACTGGTGGTATCATAACAATTGTGGATTCAAATTGGTTGATGAGTTTTGCTATACATCGTCAACCTCATTTTAAAGAGCAAAAAGAGAATGAAACTATGGTTTGGATTTATGGACTTTATTCAAATGTGGAAGGTAATTATATAAAGAAAAATATAGAAGATTGTACAGGACGTGAAATAACAGAAGAATTACTATATCACTTAGGAGTACCAGAATCAAAGATTCATACTCTATCTGGACAAGATTATGTAAATACTGTGCCAGTATATATGCCTTATATCACTAGCTACTTTATGCCACGTGTAAAGGGAGATCGTCCTGATGTTATACCACAAGGATCTGTTAATTTAGCATTTATAGGAAATTTTGCTGAATCACCATCTCGTGATACAGTTTTTACTACAGAGTATTCAATTAGAACAGCTATGGAAGCCGTTTATATGCTATTGAACATAGAGCGTGGTATTCCTGAAGTATTTGGCTCTGTCTATGATATACGTGCATTATTAAATGCTCTATACTACTTGACAGATAAAAAGCAAATTACTGAAATAGATTTCCCTGTTCCAAACTTAATTGAAAAAATAGGTTTAAAGAAACTTAAAGGGACTTTTATTGAAGAATTGCTAAAAGATGCACATTTACTTTAATGTATAAATTTTCACTTTGCTTTTAAATATTAAAATTTAATACTAATACAAATTATATAATATACTAAATAATCATGGTTGCCTTTAAATTAAGAAAGCACCATGATTATTTTTGTTTAATATTTAGTTTATTTTAATACAATCTTTATACTTATTTGTTATAATGTCCTGATAATTAAATTGCTTATAATAAAATAATTAGAAAGGAAAATTTAAAAAATGAAACACATTAAAGAAATTTTAAGAAATAATTTATTATGGATATGGTTTTTAGGTTTTTTTCTTTTAATTGGCGGAGAAATTATTTCAGATATTTGTGGTCCAATAAAACTTCCCTTTTTTGATAAAGATTTTAACGAAATTTTTAACGCTTACATTAATTTTTGGGGTATATGGTTTTTCACGATTATATATTTGATTATTTTTAAAAGAAAAAATTTATCTGTATTAAATTCTTTAAAATATAATACTTCAGGTAATAATATAAAAAATTTATTTTTTGGATTTTTATTAGGTTTAATATTAAATGTATTATGCATATTAGTTGCCTACCTAAACGGAGACTTCCAACTATACTTTTTCAAATTTCAGCCAATTCAATTATTCATATTATTTGAAGCAGTATTTGTTCAATCATCTGCGGAGGAATTAATATGTAGAGGTTTCTTGTATCAAAGAATAAAATCAAGATATAATAGTAAAATTTTAGCTATTATTTCAAATTCACTATTTTTTGCAGCAATCCATTTAGGTAATGATGGTATATCACCCATTGGTTTTTTAGATTTATTTTTAACAGGAATTTTATTTAGTTTATTTGTGTATTATTTTGACAGTCTTTGGATGGCTATGGCTTGTCATACAACTTGGAACTTTAGCCAAAATATAATATTTGGACTTCCAAATAGTGGTTTACTTTCCCAATATTCTATTTTTATGATGAATAAGAATAGCTTAAAAAATAGTTTTGCTTTTGACAAAATTTTTGGAGTTGAAGGTACTATTATGTCTGTAACAATAATTTCTCTAAGCTGTATTTTTATATACTTTTATTTTAAAAAATTTAAAAGTAATGAGTTATAAAAATAATAAAAAATAGGTACGCTTTTAAGTAACGCTACTTTTTTATTATTTTTACATAGCATTTGTTTCTTCTATATATAAAAAACAATATTTCTAAATAA includes these proteins:
- a CDS encoding rhodanese-like domain-containing protein, with product MKKFARVFAILCALTLTLTACSSGSNGDKKDATEATNKKIGTAKDGDEMKIEKASMKLVNAKEKGKYKLVGTEELKKWIDAKEDMVIVDTMPAKSFKANRIPGAVNAELPITMDKVTPEQKDAYIKALGDKKDKKVVVYCGFVGCERSDVGAVIAQEAGFKNVYRQPGGIIAWMDAGYDVEKDK
- a CDS encoding CPBP family intramembrane glutamic endopeptidase, which translates into the protein MKHIKEILRNNLLWIWFLGFFLLIGGEIISDICGPIKLPFFDKDFNEIFNAYINFWGIWFFTIIYLIIFKRKNLSVLNSLKYNTSGNNIKNLFFGFLLGLILNVLCILVAYLNGDFQLYFFKFQPIQLFILFEAVFVQSSAEELICRGFLYQRIKSRYNSKILAIISNSLFFAAIHLGNDGISPIGFLDLFLTGILFSLFVYYFDSLWMAMACHTTWNFSQNIIFGLPNSGLLSQYSIFMMNKNSLKNSFAFDKIFGVEGTIMSVTIISLSCIFIYFYFKKFKSNEL
- a CDS encoding MTH1187 family thiamine-binding protein, with translation MAVVELTVCPLGTGTTSASKYVAGAQEILAGQDEVKYMLNPMGTVMEGDIDEIFALIRKIQEDVFDKGIERVYSIIKVDDRRDKQASMEQKLASVRKRLEK
- a CDS encoding class I SAM-dependent methyltransferase, with amino-acid sequence MLIDEKYIKEIIETKPIRLVFSNKSSVEYEFDKVKINLKKLKDAYIYQIEKFTKKQVFHENIEIDDLAAKIQFLLGNFKQMSSISEEFNIDMRISKKGKIFFKKHEQKNKIKFVQNHNKQKNYILSEGMVVEPLIDLGVITKDGKIVNSKYDKFKQINRFVEIIDHEVKNIAQDYIGEDKKILNVLDFGCGKSYLTFILYYYLTEIKKMNVNIIGLDLKEDVINSCNQTAQKYGYDNLKFELGDINGYKYENNVYMVITLHACDTATDYALYNAIKWNAKMIFSVPCCQHEINATIKPSTLKIVSKYGLIQERISALYTDAIRANILETQGYKTQVLEFIDMSHSPKNILIRAVKANISNKKKESALEEMRAIKKEFNFEQTLYNLCKADGIIK